From one Acidibrevibacterium fodinaquatile genomic stretch:
- a CDS encoding ribonuclease E/G, whose translation MTLSLRAAASPGEVRIALTAAGGALRDYALWRPGAPDGIGDVHGGRVIARVSTMAGVFVALAAGVEGFLPDTAGGAGLEAGALIAVRITRAAQGGKGPRLARLDPAPAGLTRVGLWQPGPSPLAELAQRYPDAPILTDDPALAAALRGAFGARIARVAKAFDAALEEQVAALAEPVVTLANGVRAHFCPTPALTAIDLDAGAATAGRGEKQTVQAALNRALVPALARQMRLRNLAGAILVDFAGMKARSRASLAPLLAAALAEDPLKPRLLGFTSLGFAEILRPRVRPPLHELLRGPHAAGLAALRALLAAISAAPGHSQRLIASPAVAAALAADRVASEDFTRRTGHALALTSDPSLPLEGWRLG comes from the coding sequence GTGACGCTCAGCCTCCGCGCCGCTGCTTCCCCGGGAGAAGTGCGCATCGCGCTCACCGCGGCCGGCGGCGCCTTGCGCGATTACGCCCTCTGGCGCCCTGGCGCGCCGGACGGGATCGGCGATGTGCATGGCGGGCGGGTCATCGCGCGGGTTTCGACAATGGCGGGGGTGTTCGTCGCTCTCGCCGCCGGGGTGGAGGGGTTTTTGCCCGATACCGCCGGCGGCGCCGGGCTCGAGGCCGGCGCCCTGATCGCGGTGCGGATCACGCGCGCGGCGCAAGGCGGCAAGGGGCCGCGTCTTGCGCGGCTCGACCCGGCGCCGGCCGGGCTCACCCGTGTCGGCCTCTGGCAACCCGGCCCGAGTCCGCTTGCCGAACTCGCGCAGCGTTACCCGGACGCACCGATTTTGACCGATGACCCGGCTCTCGCCGCCGCTCTCAGGGGCGCTTTCGGGGCGCGTATTGCGCGGGTCGCGAAAGCTTTCGATGCCGCGCTCGAGGAGCAGGTGGCAGCGCTGGCCGAGCCGGTCGTGACGCTGGCCAACGGCGTGCGGGCGCATTTTTGCCCGACGCCCGCCTTGACCGCGATCGATCTCGACGCCGGCGCGGCAACCGCCGGGCGGGGCGAGAAACAAACCGTCCAAGCGGCGCTGAACCGCGCCCTGGTGCCGGCGCTGGCGCGGCAAATGCGTCTGCGCAACCTCGCGGGCGCCATTCTCGTTGATTTCGCCGGAATGAAAGCGCGCAGCCGGGCAAGCCTCGCGCCCCTGCTCGCCGCCGCGCTTGCCGAGGATCCGCTGAAACCGCGCCTGCTCGGCTTCACGTCACTCGGCTTTGCCGAAATCCTTCGCCCGCGTGTCCGCCCGCCGCTCCATGAGCTGTTGCGCGGCCCACACGCCGCGGGTTTGGCCGCACTGCGAGCGCTGCTCGCCGCGATCAGCGCGGCTCCGGGGCACAGTCAGCGCCTGATCGCGTCCCCGGCGGTGGCCGCGGCACTCGCGGCTGATCGCGTTGCCAGCGAGGATTTCACCCGCCGCACCGGCCACGCCCTCGCCCTCACCAGCGATCCGAGCTTGCCGCTGGAAGGCTGGCGGCTGGGTTGA
- a CDS encoding Maf family protein gives MSQSTGESETELILASASARRAALLAQIGVTPARIVAADLDETPRDDESPRQLAARLARAKAAAVAADFPQAFVLAADTVVVAGRRILGKPTDGEAARLTLARLSGRRHRVFGAVALRAPDGRWGERLVESRVAFARLDAAEIAAYIESGEWQGCAGGYAIQGRAGGFVRFLSGSYSNVVGLPLFETRQLLRGLGGRRFG, from the coding sequence ATGAGCCAGTCTACCGGTGAGAGCGAAACAGAGCTGATTCTCGCGTCGGCAAGTGCGCGGCGGGCAGCGTTGCTCGCCCAGATTGGCGTAACACCGGCGCGCATCGTCGCAGCCGACCTCGACGAGACGCCGCGTGACGACGAATCGCCGCGCCAACTTGCGGCGCGGCTCGCGCGCGCCAAAGCGGCGGCGGTTGCGGCGGATTTTCCGCAGGCGTTCGTGCTTGCCGCCGACACGGTCGTCGTCGCCGGGCGGCGCATCCTCGGCAAACCCACGGATGGCGAGGCGGCGCGGCTGACGCTCGCGCGGCTTTCGGGCCGGCGGCATCGCGTGTTCGGGGCGGTCGCGCTGCGGGCGCCGGATGGGCGCTGGGGCGAGCGCCTGGTCGAGAGCCGGGTCGCCTTCGCCCGGCTCGATGCCGCCGAGATCGCGGCTTACATCGAAAGCGGCGAGTGGCAGGGCTGCGCCGGCGGCTATGCCATTCAGGGTCGCGCCGGCGGCTTCGTGCGGTTTCTCTCGGGAAGCTACAGCAACGTCGTCGGTTTGCCGCTGTTTGAAACACGGCAATTGCTGCGCGGCCTTGGCGGGCGGCGTTTCGGGTGA
- the infA gene encoding translation initiation factor IF-1, with protein MSKEDMIEFSGTVTELLPNAMFRVKLDNEHVILAHTSGKMRKNRIRVLAGDRVNVEMTPYDLTKGRITFRFK; from the coding sequence ATGTCAAAAGAGGATATGATCGAATTCAGCGGGACGGTCACCGAACTCCTGCCGAACGCGATGTTTCGGGTGAAGCTCGACAACGAGCACGTGATCCTCGCCCATACCAGCGGCAAGATGCGCAAGAACCGCATCCGCGTGCTGGCCGGCGACCGGGTGAACGTGGAGATGACCCCCTATGACCTCACCAAGGGGCGGATCACGTTCCGATTCAAATAA
- a CDS encoding alpha,alpha-trehalose-phosphate synthase (UDP-forming), whose translation MNRLFVVSNRVPLPEKGAQAGGLATALQPLLEREGGVWFGWSGATAAKAAEQPARISHAGRVTYATIDLSKAEHDGYYANFANGVLWPLLHSLPEMMRFDRGDAETYFATNARFADTLVPLLQDEDLVWVHDYHFLPLPGLLRARGVANPIGFFLHIPFPSAEILALAPPAGKLIAALLQADVIGFQTSADLRNFAAAATTLTGARQIAAERLEIDGRRVQLGVFPAEIDAEEFAAAALRAARSPTVERLRRSLGGQCLILGVDRLDPTKGLVQRLAGYRRFLETEATWHRRVTFLQIAPVSRQDVASYQALRAELSQLAGEINSECGDPDWSPLRLITKGGPRTTLAGYMRAARVGLVTPLRDGMNLVAKEYVAAQDPEDPGVLVLSRFAGAAQQLDAALLVNPNDPDAIAEAIARALAMDLRERQTRWRAMWQAVTENSPLDWGLGFLRVLVQSASKPTAQVAPPHAKPLAPRHTPALHTPSNAIN comes from the coding sequence ATGAATAGGCTCTTCGTCGTCTCGAACCGTGTGCCGCTCCCGGAAAAAGGGGCGCAGGCAGGCGGGCTCGCGACCGCGCTGCAGCCCTTGCTCGAGCGCGAGGGCGGGGTATGGTTCGGCTGGAGCGGGGCGACCGCCGCGAAAGCGGCGGAGCAGCCGGCGCGCATCAGCCATGCCGGCCGCGTCACCTACGCCACCATCGATCTCAGCAAAGCCGAGCATGACGGGTATTACGCCAATTTCGCCAATGGCGTGCTGTGGCCGCTGCTCCACTCGCTCCCCGAGATGATGCGGTTCGACCGTGGCGATGCCGAGACCTATTTCGCGACCAACGCCCGCTTCGCCGACACGCTCGTGCCCCTGCTCCAGGATGAGGATCTGGTCTGGGTGCATGACTATCATTTCCTGCCGCTGCCGGGGCTGCTGCGCGCCCGCGGTGTTGCCAACCCGATCGGTTTCTTCCTCCATATCCCGTTCCCAAGCGCGGAAATCCTTGCTCTCGCCCCGCCGGCGGGGAAATTGATCGCCGCCCTCCTGCAAGCGGATGTCATCGGCTTTCAGACCAGCGCCGATCTCCGCAATTTCGCGGCCGCCGCGACGACCCTCACCGGCGCCCGCCAGATCGCCGCCGAACGCCTCGAAATCGACGGCCGGCGCGTCCAGCTCGGGGTGTTCCCTGCGGAAATCGACGCCGAGGAGTTTGCCGCCGCCGCCCTCCGCGCCGCGCGCAGCCCGACCGTCGAGCGGCTGCGGCGCAGCCTCGGCGGGCAGTGTCTGATCCTGGGCGTCGATCGGCTCGACCCGACCAAGGGGCTGGTGCAGCGCCTTGCCGGCTATCGCCGCTTCCTGGAGACCGAGGCGACCTGGCACCGGCGGGTAACCTTCCTGCAGATCGCGCCGGTCTCGCGCCAGGATGTCGCGAGCTATCAGGCGCTCCGCGCCGAGCTTTCGCAACTGGCCGGCGAGATCAATAGCGAATGCGGCGATCCCGACTGGTCTCCGCTCCGGCTGATCACCAAAGGCGGGCCACGCACTACGCTCGCCGGCTATATGCGTGCCGCCCGGGTCGGGCTGGTGACCCCGCTCCGTGACGGCATGAACCTGGTCGCCAAGGAGTATGTCGCGGCGCAAGACCCGGAGGATCCGGGTGTCCTCGTCCTCTCGCGCTTTGCTGGGGCTGCGCAGCAGCTCGACGCGGCGCTGCTCGTCAACCCCAACGATCCCGACGCGATCGCCGAGGCGATCGCCCGGGCGCTGGCCATGGATCTTCGCGAGCGGCAAACGCGTTGGCGCGCCATGTGGCAGGCGGTCACCGAAAACTCGCCGCTCGACTGGGGTTTGGGCTTTCTTCGCGTGCTCGTGCAAAGCGCCAGCAAGCCGACGGCGCAGGTGGCGCCGCCCCACGCCAAGCCGCTCGCCCCGCGTCATACGCCGGCGCTTCACACGCCCTCGAACGCCATCAATTGA